A stretch of the Microcoleus sp. FACHB-672 genome encodes the following:
- a CDS encoding Npun_R2479 family HD domain-containing metalloprotein, translating to MFNPTDVLIKTFAESLQTCYRKTYGNLKPKYAEMLGWVASLALENIANSNALYHNVEHTVIVTLVGQEILRGKQLREGNVSCEDWLHAIISLLCHDIGYVKGLCRQDRSKERLFATGVGDGMISLPPSSTDASLTPYHVDRGKLFIEEHFSGHDFIDVEVIKRNIELTRFPVPNDADHKDTIDFPGLVRAADLIGQLSDPRYLDKLPALFYEFEEIGTNKILGYRHPGDLRAGFPNFFWNVVDSYIQEGVHHLEATYAGKQIIASLRMNVFVVEYELLLNNLQMSFAPQETLRGFAEQEGRHRLGETSLSCEQRREHPIFVNR from the coding sequence ATGTTTAATCCCACAGACGTACTTATTAAAACTTTCGCAGAAAGCTTACAAACTTGCTACCGTAAAACTTACGGAAATCTTAAGCCGAAGTATGCTGAAATGCTCGGCTGGGTTGCCAGTCTCGCTTTAGAAAACATTGCCAATAGCAACGCCCTTTATCATAACGTTGAACACACCGTTATTGTTACCCTGGTAGGGCAAGAAATCTTACGAGGCAAGCAGCTTCGGGAAGGAAATGTTTCCTGTGAAGACTGGTTGCACGCGATTATTTCTTTATTGTGCCATGATATTGGCTACGTTAAGGGGCTTTGCCGGCAAGACAGAAGCAAAGAAAGATTATTTGCAACCGGCGTAGGCGATGGCATGATTTCTCTGCCTCCGAGTTCAACAGATGCCAGTCTCACTCCCTATCATGTAGATCGGGGAAAACTGTTTATCGAGGAGCATTTTTCTGGGCACGATTTCATTGATGTTGAAGTCATTAAGCGTAATATTGAGCTGACGCGCTTTCCCGTGCCCAACGATGCAGATCATAAAGATACCATTGACTTTCCAGGCTTAGTTCGGGCAGCCGATCTCATCGGGCAGTTGAGTGATCCGCGCTATTTAGACAAATTGCCGGCACTCTTTTATGAATTTGAAGAAATCGGCACTAATAAAATCTTGGGTTATCGCCATCCTGGGGACTTGCGTGCCGGCTTTCCTAACTTTTTCTGGAATGTAGTGGATTCTTACATTCAAGAGGGAGTGCATCATTTAGAGGCAACCTATGCCGGCAAACAAATTATTGCCAGCTTAAGAATGAATGTGTTTGTCGTTGAATATGAACTGCTGTTAAATAATCTTCAGATGTCATTCGCCCCACAAGAGACATTAAGGGGTTTTGCGGAACAAGAGGGCAGGCACCGCTTGGGGGAGACTAGCTTATCTTGTGAACAGCGACGGGAACATCCCATTTTTGTAAATAGGTAG